Below is a window of Leuconostoc gasicomitatum LMG 18811 DNA.
AACCAGACTTGGCGCCAATTACGATTGATCAAACATGGATAAAAAAAGTGGCTGATGAGTTACCTAAATCAGCTGGAGATCGCCAGCGTGACTACGTATCAAACTTAGGTATTGAACTATATGATGCGAAAGTATTGACACAAACGCTTGCAATGTCTGATTTTTATGATGCAACAGTTGCTGCTGGCGCCGATGCGAAACGTGCGGCAAACTATTTAATTGGTGATGTGAATGCCTTTATGAACAAGCATCAAATTGAATTACAGGACACACAATTAACACCAGTACATTTAGCTGGTATGATTAAATTGATTGAAGCTGGTACAATTTCAACAAAACAAGCCAAGCAGGTTTTTGAAGCAATCATGGCAGGAGAAGAACCAGAATCATTTGCTAAAAAGAATGGCTTGGTACAAATTAGTGATCCGGTCGTCTTATTGGGTTGGATTACTGACGTTTTGGACAATAATCCACAATCAATTGAGGATTTTAAAGGTGGTAAAGACCGGGCAACTGGCTACCTTATTGGCCAATTAATGAAGATGTCAAAGGGACAAGCAAACCCAGGTGTCATGAATAAAATGTTGCTAGAAGAATTAGCGAGACGTTGAGTACCAATGATTTTAATGTCATTATGAGATTGAAATCTATAATGAGTAATATATGGCATACGCTTTATACAGGTTTATACCTGTGTACATAGTTTTATGAAAGGATAGTGTTTCACGGTAACGTGATTGGTAGCTTTAATAGCTATATGACACTTTAAAATGAGAGCACGAATTATTTATAATCCAACATCTGGTCGTGAAGCAATTAAACGGGAAATGCTAGCTATTTTGCATACCTACGAGCTTGCTGGTTATGAAACTTCAGCATTTGCTACAACACCAGAACCAATGTCTGCAGCTAAAGAAGCAAAACGTGCAGCAATAGCAGGGTTTGATTTGATTGTAGCGGCTGGTGGCGATGGCACAATCAACGAAGTTGTTAATGGGTTAGCGCCGTTACCCAAACGCCCTATGATGGCCGTTATTCCGGCTGGTACAACGAATGATTATGCACGCGCGTTAAAATTACCGCGTGATGAACCATTAGAAGCAGCTAAAATTATTTTTCAGCGTGAAACCATTAAAATGGACATTGGAAAAATTGATCAAGCAGGCATGTCGAAGTATTTCATGAATATTGCAGCGCTTGGCACAATCAGTGAAGTCACATATGCTGTACCATCTTTGATGAAGTCGTTGTACGGTTATCTGGCCTATCTTGTTAAAGGAACAGAACTTATTACACGAATAAAACCAGTTAATGCTAAAGTTACTTATGATACCGGTGAATATTCTGGTAAAATCTCAATGATATTTTTGGCTTTAACAAATTCTGTTGGTGGCTTTGAGACAATTGTTCCTGATGCTAAATTAGACGATGGTAAATTCACATTGTTAATTATCAAAGAATCCAATTTAGCCCAAATTTTACAAATAGTTGCCCAAATGCTAAATGGTGGGAAGCATGTTGACAATCAACAAATGATTTATAAAAAAACGAATAAAGTGGCAATCACACCTTTGGATCAAGATCAGTTAAAAGTCAATTTAGATGGCGAATATGGTGGAGATGCACCGATGGTGTTTACGGATCTGCAACAACACATCGAATTTGTTGCTAATCGTTCTGGTATGCAAGAAGCAGCGACTATTTCAGATACCACTAAGGAAAAGTTTGTGGCAGACGTCGAAAAACTCGACGTTAAATAAGGTTGACAGTGGGTGTCTAAAAACCCAAGAAAAGGAGATACGACGTACTATAATTAATGTTGTACGTCGTCAAAACATATGGCAAAAGCTAATCGTGTTTACAAAACAGAAGTACCAGTTAAAAAGAATCAAGAAATTCAAGGGGAAGTGATTGATATCACCTACCAAGGTATGGGTGTTGTCAAAATTGATAATTTTCCTATTTTCGTAGTTGATGCTATTCCTGGTGAAGTGGTTAATCTCAGTATTACCAAGGTTTTAAAGAACTATGCGTTTGGACGTGTCCTTACACGCGTACAAGAATCACCAAATCGTGCTGAAGATGTCGATAAAGTGGCTATTACTACAGGAATTGCACCGCTGGCGAACTTGAAGTATGAGGCACAATTAACATTTAAACAACATCAAATTGAACAAATGTTCAAAAAAGTTAATGTTGAGGTTGATGTTAAGCCCACGCTTGGGATGGAGAATCCGACAAAATATCGTAATAAGGCACAAGTGCCAGTACAATTAATTAATGGTCGGTTAGAAACAGGATTTTATCGTCGTGGATCACATAAGCTTGTGCCAACTGATGATTTTTATATCCAAGATCCCAAAGTTGATGAAGCAGTAGTTGTAACGCGTGATATTTTACGTGATTTAGGGATTTCTGCGTATGATGAAGAAACAAACAAAGGGGTTGTGCGTCATATTATGGCACGTCGCGGTTACTATTCACACGAATTAATGGTTGTGATTGTGACAAATACCAAGAAATTACCTGATGCAACAGAAATTGCAACACGGTTGCAGGCAAAACTACCTGAATTAAAGAGCTTTATCCACAATATTAACAATCATGATACAAATGTTATCATGGGACAGTGGAATGAAACGATTTGGGGCGCTAATGAAATTCATGACCAATTAATGGATAAAGATTTTGTTATTGGGCCAAATTCGTTCTATCAAGTGAATCCACAGACTACAGCGACTTTATATACACTTGC
It encodes the following:
- a CDS encoding diacylglycerol kinase family lipid kinase — protein: MRARIIYNPTSGREAIKREMLAILHTYELAGYETSAFATTPEPMSAAKEAKRAAIAGFDLIVAAGGDGTINEVVNGLAPLPKRPMMAVIPAGTTNDYARALKLPRDEPLEAAKIIFQRETIKMDIGKIDQAGMSKYFMNIAALGTISEVTYAVPSLMKSLYGYLAYLVKGTELITRIKPVNAKVTYDTGEYSGKISMIFLALTNSVGGFETIVPDAKLDDGKFTLLIIKESNLAQILQIVAQMLNGGKHVDNQQMIYKKTNKVAITPLDQDQLKVNLDGEYGGDAPMVFTDLQQHIEFVANRSGMQEAATISDTTKEKFVADVEKLDVK
- the rlmD gene encoding 23S rRNA (uracil(1939)-C(5))-methyltransferase RlmD, producing MAKANRVYKTEVPVKKNQEIQGEVIDITYQGMGVVKIDNFPIFVVDAIPGEVVNLSITKVLKNYAFGRVLTRVQESPNRAEDVDKVAITTGIAPLANLKYEAQLTFKQHQIEQMFKKVNVEVDVKPTLGMENPTKYRNKAQVPVQLINGRLETGFYRRGSHKLVPTDDFYIQDPKVDEAVVVTRDILRDLGISAYDEETNKGVVRHIMARRGYYSHELMVVIVTNTKKLPDATEIATRLQAKLPELKSFIHNINNHDTNVIMGQWNETIWGANEIHDQLMDKDFVIGPNSFYQVNPQTTATLYTLAAEKAGLKKTDIVVDAYSGIGTITLSIADKVKKIYGVEVVETAVEDAEKNAKNNHIENVSFVTADAPEQMVKWAEDGLKPNVVFVDPPRKGLTAELIFAVSAMKPETFVYISCNPATLARDAVQILAEGFKIDGAVQPIDQFPQTTHVESITVFKRVTD